A window of Zingiber officinale cultivar Zhangliang chromosome 5A, Zo_v1.1, whole genome shotgun sequence contains these coding sequences:
- the LOC121982158 gene encoding pentatricopeptide repeat-containing protein At5g15300-like: MIRRPLRRSLRHLKRLHGCMVVQGFNSHGKPLRDLLLSVVSSSSGREINMDYANKVFAQIAVPDLFMWNTMLQGFARSSHPMRAFSVYSRMLRANVSPDVYTFLFLLKASSKSSAAAAGAQFHAVCTKLGFDSDAFVRNSLINFHASCGDLTVAMALFDGPARRDVVARTAVIRGHATRGDLTVARQLFDESPCRDVVSWNIMIAAYSARGEMDKAREMFDAATDRDVISWNTMIAGYVQRGLHGHAMEVYEEMRAEGWQPDEATIVSLLSSCSLSGSLDLGQRIHYSILESSSSRAGLSLLLNNALIGMYAKCGRIDKALEMFERMSERDVWTWNSVIGGLAFHGRIAQSITLFEQMRATKVLPNDITFVAVLSACSHGGMVDEGRRYFSLMRNEYRIEPNIKHVGCVADMLGRAGFLAEAFEIVESMKVEGSGIVWRSLLGACRVHGDIELAEYARRKIIEMHEDSSGDYVLLSNVYASTGKWRCVEAVRRSMDQKGLRKAAGHTLV; encoded by the coding sequence ATGATCCGGAGGCCTCTGCGCCGGAGCCTCCGACATCTCAAGCGACTCCATGGCTGCATGGTCGTCCAAGGCTTCAACTCCCATGGGAAGCCACTCAGGGATCTCCTGCTCTCCGTCGTCTCCTCCTCCTCGGGCCGAGAAATCAATATGGATTACGCCAACAAGGTGTTCGCTCAAATAGCTGTGCCAGACCTGTTCATGTGGAACACCATGCTTCAAGGCTTCGCCCGCAGCTCCCACCCCATGCGCGCCTTCTCCGTCTATTCCCGAATGCTTCGCGCGAACGTCAGTCCTGATGTCTACACCTTCCTTTTCTTGCTCAAGGCTTCCTCCAAGTCGTCTGCGGCGGCAGCAGGAGCCCAGTTCCACGCCGTCTGCACGAAGCTCGGCTTTGATTCTGACGCATTCGTACGGAATTCTCTCATTAATTTTCACGCATCTTGCGGGGATTTGACCGTGGCAATGGCTCTCTTCGACGGCCCTGCCCGAAGAGACGTCGTCGCTCGAACCGCCGTCATACGGGGCCACGCCACCAGAGGCGATCTCACCGTCGCCCGCCAGCTGTTCGACGAGTCGCCTTGCAGGGACGTGGTCTCCTGGAACATAATGATCGCTGCATATTCTGCGCGAGGGGAGATGGACAAAGCCAGGGAGATGTTTGACGCGGCTACTGATCGGGATGTGATTTCTTGGAACACGATGATTGCAGGGTACGTGCAACGTGGATTGCATGGGCATGCAATGGAGGTCTACGAAGAGATGCGAGCGGAGGGATGGCAGCCGGATGAAGCAACTATTGTGAGCTTGCTGTCGTCGTGTTCCCTCTCCGGCTCGCTGGACCTGGGTCAGCGGATACACTATTCCATTCTGGAATCCTCGAGCTCAAGGGCTGGCCTTAGCTTGCTTCTGAATAATGCATTGATAGGCATGTACGCGAAATGTGGGCGCATAGACAAAGCACTAGAGATGTTTGAAAGAATGTCGGAGAGGGATGTTTGGACGTGGAACTCGGTCATCGGCGGTCTAGCTTTCCATGGCCGGATAGCGCAGTCAATTACTCTATTTGAGCAGATGCGGGCAACTAAAGTGCTGCCAAATGATATCACATTTGTCGCTGTATTGTCTGCGTGTAGTCATGGTGGGATGGTGGACGAGGGCCGGAGATACTTCTCTCTGATGAGAAATGAGTACAGAATTGAACCCAACATCAAACACGTTGGATGTGTGGCAGACATGCTCGGACGTGCTGGTTTTTTGGCAGAAGCATTCGAGATTGTTGAGTCAATGAAAGTTGAGGGGAGTGGGATAGTATGGAGGAGTCTTCTTGGAGCTTGCCGAGTTCATGGTGACATCGAGCTTGCAGAATATGCAAGGAGGAAGATCATTGAGATGCATGAGGATTCAAGCGGGGACTATGTCTTGCTCTCAAATGTGTATGCCTCGACGGGCAAGTGGAGATGTGTGGAGGCAGTGAGGAGGTCAATGGATCAAAAGGGACTGAGGAAAGCAGCTGGTCATACTCTTGTATAG
- the LOC121982161 gene encoding uncharacterized protein LOC121982161 has translation MGDHVVLHVDRLKTTQTINTMSGREASASNFSSVLVAESSKEEGEEEEPLIQMVDCRICQEEDYAKNLEVPCACCGSLKFAHRACVQRWCNEKGDIICEICHEQYKPGYTCPPQVQPDESTIDINGGWLITGSALDLHDHQVLAMAAAHHHLIEAEYDGYVSNDSGGVFCRSVALILMALLLLRHAMIITSTDGNEDEHDVEDASTYLSLFLLRAVGFLLPCYIMAWVITILQRRRERQEAAAALEGTGVAFILQSDPQRGSPFALAPDSPATPQQEP, from the exons ATGGGGGATCATGTGGTGTTGCACGTTGATCGGCTGAAGACAACGCAGACAATTAATACGATGAGTGGAAGAGAGGCTTCTGCCTCTAACTTTTCTTCCGTCCTGGTTGCGGAGTCTAGCAAGGAGGAAGGTGAGGAAGAGGAGCCTCTGATTCAGATGGTGGACTGCCGTATATGCCAGGAGGAGGACTATGCAAAGAACTTGGAGGTCCCTTGCGCCTGCTGTGGCAGTCTGAAG TTTGCTCATAGGGCATGTGTGCAGCGatggtgcaatgagaagggtgATATAATCTGTGAGATCTGCCATGAG CAATATAAACCTGGGTATACTTGTCCACCACAAGTGCAACCTGATGAGTCCACAATTGATATCAA TGGTGGCTGGTTAATTACTGGTTCTGCTTTGGATTTGCATGACCATCAAGTGTTAGCGATGGCAGCGGCACACCATCACCTTATTGAAGCTGAATATGATGGATATGTTTCTAATGACAGTGGTGGTGTTTTTTGTCGTTCTGTTGCTTTAATA TTGATGGCTCTTTTGTTGTTGAGGCATGCAATGATCATCACTAGTACAGATGGTAATGAAGATGAACATGATGTCGAAGATGCTTCCACATACTTATCA CTTTTTCTGTTACGAGCCGTTGGATTTCTGTTGCCATGCTACATTATGGCTTGGGTCATAACCATCTTACAACGCCGAAGGGAAAGACAG GAAGCAGCAGCTGCCTTAGAAGGAACTGGAGTGGCATTCATACTACAATCTGACCCACAGAGGGGCTCGCCCTTCGCACTAGCTCCAGATTCACCAGCCACTCCCCAACAAGAGCCATAA